The proteins below are encoded in one region of Misgurnus anguillicaudatus chromosome 24, ASM2758022v2, whole genome shotgun sequence:
- the LOC129437856 gene encoding zinc finger protein 862 isoform X4, giving the protein MPEFKNWLYYTQHGMFCRMCRQHKPTAKKGPAKRAFVEFGAQIYRKDYLDRHITTEHHQESIKCQASLSSGISVMDSFEPTVVVEHEAVIGGFKCLYWLTKNEIAHHTNYSKLLGLAELLGCDYFRKLKIDKRNNYRSHRIIDDMLEILAEVVEEPILSDIRSSQAISLEVDESTDVSMSRQLDLHVRYLDKEGHVFNQFLDLVPIPDGKADTIVTAIKNVMLKKAIPTEKLYGLGTDGAAVMTGRVNGVAKQLTDSFPKIVSVACAAHRLALACKDSSNDVKYMATFRDHLQELYLYFRNSANRTATLKAASATLGVSDLKIKEVKDTRWLSQHRAIETLQRNLSAVLGALAEEAEMRRCPGAKGLYTFCATYRFVAAVCLQADVLPHLARLSKIFQKSNVNFLHIKEQVPVTIQSLKSIKEAAHTPLPGSFLSQLQQDLDDPQRLGAFNIKHEEERNRRGQDIKEMQREEQWARFQRDVIHPYITGLEKHLHRRFHELDILGAFSVLGPQSAVPQDNRDIANLQILARKFFPQHEKEVLQEWLSFKNHALIGAFKNKTQEELLSLLASEFDEWANLYPFLSLLASIALVIPISSVNCERDFSTMNRVKTDLRNQLQGEHLSACLRISINGPQTEDFPYERALEYFFRKPRKIACANKGCKMCHK; this is encoded by the exons ATGCCTGAGTTTAAGAATTGGTTATACTACACACAGCATG GGATGTTTTGTCGAATGTGCAGGCAGCACAAGCCTACTGCTAAGAAAGGGCCTGCAAAGAGGGCTTTTGTTGAGTTTGGTGCACAGATTTACAGGAAAGATTACTTGGATCGACACATCACTACAGAACACCACCAGGAGAGCATCAAATGCCAGGCATCTCTTTCATCTG GTATCTCTGTGATGGACTCCTTCGAGCCCACTGTTGTAGTGGAGCATGAGGCAGTCATTGGTGGATTCAAGTGCCTTTACTGGCTGACAAAAAATGAAATTGCCCATCACACAAACTACTCAAAGCTTTTGGGCCTGGCTGAGCTTTTAGGGTGTGACTACTTCAGGAAGTTAAAG ATTGACAAAAGGAATAATTATAGGTCTCATCGCATTATTGATGATATGCTTGAGATCTTGGCAGAAGTTGTAGAGGAGCCAATTCTTAGTGATATCAGATCATCACAAGCAATAAGCCTTGAAGTTGATGAGAGCACAGATGTGTCGATGTCCAGGCAGCTTGATTTGCATGTCCG ATACCTGGACAAAGAAGGACATGTATTTAATCAGTTCTTGGACTTGGTCCCTATTCCTGATGGCAAAGCAGACACTATTGTGACAGCCATCAAGAACGTAATGCTGAAGAAAGCTATCCCAACTGAGAAACTGTATGGACTGGGAACTGACGGGGCAGCTGTTATGACGg GACGTGTGAACGGTGTGGCAAAGCAACTTACAGACAGCTTTCCAAAGATTGTATCTGTGGCTTGTGCTGCCCATAGATTAGCCCTTGCCTGCAAAGACTCATCTAATGATGTAAAATACATGGCCACTTTCAGGGACCACCTTCAAGaactttatttgtattttagaAACAGTGCAAATCGAACTGCAACACTTAAGGCAGCATCTGCCACCCTGGGTGTGAGTGACTTGAAAATAAAG GAAGTGAAGGACACACGCTGGCTTTCTCAGCACAGGGCCATTGAAACCCTACAGAGAAATCTCAGCGCAGTCCTTGGAGCCTTGGCAGAGGAGGCAGAGATGAGAAGATGTCCAGGAGCAAAAGGACTCTACACATTTTGTGCTACATACAGATTTGTAGCAGCTGTTTGTCTCCAGGCTGATGTATTGCCACACCTTGCACGCCTGtccaaaatatttcaaaaatcaaatgtCAACTTTCTACATATTAAGGAGCAA GTTCCGGTAACAATTCAAAGTCTGAAGAGCATCAAAGAGGCTGCACACACGCCGCTCCCTGGATCATTCTTGTCCCAACTTCAACAGGACCTTGATGATCCCCAAAGACTTGGAGCCTTTAACATAAAGCATGAGGAGGAGAGGAACAGGAGAGGGCAAGACATTAAAGAAATGCAGAGGGAGGAGCAATGGGCAAGATTCCAGCGAGAT GTCATCCACCCTTACATAACTGGCCTGGAAAAACACCTTCACAGAAGGTTTCACGAGCTGGACATTCTTGGGGCTTTTAGTGTCTTGGGACCACAATCGGCTGTCCCACAAGATAACAGAGACATTGCCAATCTGCAGATTCTGGCCAGGAAATTTTTCCCTCAACATGAGAAGGAGGTCCTGCAAGAATGGCTCTCATTTAAAAATCATGCTCTCATTGGAGCATTTAAG AACAAGACCCAGGAGGAGCTCTTGAGTCTGCTGGCAAGTGAGTTTGATGAGTGGGCCAACCTTTACCCCTTCCTGAGCCTTCTGGCAAGCATTGCCCTTGTTATCCCCATTTCCAGTGTTAACTGTGAACGTGATTTCTCGACCATGAACAGG GTGAAAACAGACCTG
- the LOC129437856 gene encoding zinc finger protein 862 isoform X2 yields MFAASIQMSIEKYFQRLKRSHPEDAQTEASTSAALAAVTDRESHSEIDVDATGSSGRADTTESTTTTKHRGSGFNSEWLKMPEFKNWLYYTQHGMFCRMCRQHKPTAKKGPAKRAFVEFGAQIYRKDYLDRHITTEHHQESIKCQASLSSGISVMDSFEPTVVVEHEAVIGGFKCLYWLTKNEIAHHTNYSKLLGLAELLGCDYFRKLKIDKRNNYRSHRIIDDMLEILAEVVEEPILSDIRSSQAISLEVDESTDVSMSRQLDLHVRYLDKEGHVFNQFLDLVPIPDGKADTIVTAIKNVMLKKAIPTEKLYGLGTDGAAVMTGRVNGVAKQLTDSFPKIVSVACAAHRLALACKDSSNDVKYMATFRDHLQELYLYFRNSANRTATLKAASATLGVSDLKIKEVKDTRWLSQHRAIETLQRNLSAVLGALAEEAEMRRCPGAKGLYTFCATYRFVAAVCLQADVLPHLARLSKIFQKSNVNFLHIKEQVPVTIQSLKSIKEAAHTPLPGSFLSQLQQDLDDPQRLGAFNIKHEEERNRRGQDIKEMQREEQWARFQRDILARKFFPQHEKEVLQEWLSFKNHALIGAFKNKTQEELLSLLASEFDEWANLYPFLSLLASIALVIPISSVNCERDFSTMNRVKTDLRNQLQGEHLSACLRISINGPQTEDFPYERALEYFFRKPRKIACANKGCKMCHK; encoded by the exons ATGTTTGCTGCTTCGATTCAGATGAGTattgaaaaatattttcaaagatTAAAAAGGTCACATcctgaggatgcacaaactgaG GCATCAACCAGTGCTGCTTTGGCAGCTGTAACAGATAGAGAAAGTCATAGTGAGATCGATGTGGATGCAACAGGTAGTTCAGGCAGAGCAG ATACGACAGAATCAACAACAACTACAAAGCACAGAGGCAGTGGATTTAATTCAGAGTGGCTGAAAATGCCTGAGTTTAAGAATTGGTTATACTACACACAGCATG GGATGTTTTGTCGAATGTGCAGGCAGCACAAGCCTACTGCTAAGAAAGGGCCTGCAAAGAGGGCTTTTGTTGAGTTTGGTGCACAGATTTACAGGAAAGATTACTTGGATCGACACATCACTACAGAACACCACCAGGAGAGCATCAAATGCCAGGCATCTCTTTCATCTG GTATCTCTGTGATGGACTCCTTCGAGCCCACTGTTGTAGTGGAGCATGAGGCAGTCATTGGTGGATTCAAGTGCCTTTACTGGCTGACAAAAAATGAAATTGCCCATCACACAAACTACTCAAAGCTTTTGGGCCTGGCTGAGCTTTTAGGGTGTGACTACTTCAGGAAGTTAAAG ATTGACAAAAGGAATAATTATAGGTCTCATCGCATTATTGATGATATGCTTGAGATCTTGGCAGAAGTTGTAGAGGAGCCAATTCTTAGTGATATCAGATCATCACAAGCAATAAGCCTTGAAGTTGATGAGAGCACAGATGTGTCGATGTCCAGGCAGCTTGATTTGCATGTCCG ATACCTGGACAAAGAAGGACATGTATTTAATCAGTTCTTGGACTTGGTCCCTATTCCTGATGGCAAAGCAGACACTATTGTGACAGCCATCAAGAACGTAATGCTGAAGAAAGCTATCCCAACTGAGAAACTGTATGGACTGGGAACTGACGGGGCAGCTGTTATGACGg GACGTGTGAACGGTGTGGCAAAGCAACTTACAGACAGCTTTCCAAAGATTGTATCTGTGGCTTGTGCTGCCCATAGATTAGCCCTTGCCTGCAAAGACTCATCTAATGATGTAAAATACATGGCCACTTTCAGGGACCACCTTCAAGaactttatttgtattttagaAACAGTGCAAATCGAACTGCAACACTTAAGGCAGCATCTGCCACCCTGGGTGTGAGTGACTTGAAAATAAAG GAAGTGAAGGACACACGCTGGCTTTCTCAGCACAGGGCCATTGAAACCCTACAGAGAAATCTCAGCGCAGTCCTTGGAGCCTTGGCAGAGGAGGCAGAGATGAGAAGATGTCCAGGAGCAAAAGGACTCTACACATTTTGTGCTACATACAGATTTGTAGCAGCTGTTTGTCTCCAGGCTGATGTATTGCCACACCTTGCACGCCTGtccaaaatatttcaaaaatcaaatgtCAACTTTCTACATATTAAGGAGCAA GTTCCGGTAACAATTCAAAGTCTGAAGAGCATCAAAGAGGCTGCACACACGCCGCTCCCTGGATCATTCTTGTCCCAACTTCAACAGGACCTTGATGATCCCCAAAGACTTGGAGCCTTTAACATAAAGCATGAGGAGGAGAGGAACAGGAGAGGGCAAGACATTAAAGAAATGCAGAGGGAGGAGCAATGGGCAAGATTCCAGCGAGAT ATTCTGGCCAGGAAATTTTTCCCTCAACATGAGAAGGAGGTCCTGCAAGAATGGCTCTCATTTAAAAATCATGCTCTCATTGGAGCATTTAAG AACAAGACCCAGGAGGAGCTCTTGAGTCTGCTGGCAAGTGAGTTTGATGAGTGGGCCAACCTTTACCCCTTCCTGAGCCTTCTGGCAAGCATTGCCCTTGTTATCCCCATTTCCAGTGTTAACTGTGAACGTGATTTCTCGACCATGAACAGG GTGAAAACAGACCTG
- the LOC129437856 gene encoding zinc finger protein 862 isoform X1 yields the protein MFAASIQMSIEKYFQRLKRSHPEDAQTEASTSAALAAVTDRESHSEIDVDATGSSGRADTTESTTTTKHRGSGFNSEWLKMPEFKNWLYYTQHGMFCRMCRQHKPTAKKGPAKRAFVEFGAQIYRKDYLDRHITTEHHQESIKCQASLSSGISVMDSFEPTVVVEHEAVIGGFKCLYWLTKNEIAHHTNYSKLLGLAELLGCDYFRKLKIDKRNNYRSHRIIDDMLEILAEVVEEPILSDIRSSQAISLEVDESTDVSMSRQLDLHVRYLDKEGHVFNQFLDLVPIPDGKADTIVTAIKNVMLKKAIPTEKLYGLGTDGAAVMTGRVNGVAKQLTDSFPKIVSVACAAHRLALACKDSSNDVKYMATFRDHLQELYLYFRNSANRTATLKAASATLGVSDLKIKEVKDTRWLSQHRAIETLQRNLSAVLGALAEEAEMRRCPGAKGLYTFCATYRFVAAVCLQADVLPHLARLSKIFQKSNVNFLHIKEQVPVTIQSLKSIKEAAHTPLPGSFLSQLQQDLDDPQRLGAFNIKHEEERNRRGQDIKEMQREEQWARFQRDVIHPYITGLEKHLHRRFHELDILGAFSVLGPQSAVPQDNRDIANLQILARKFFPQHEKEVLQEWLSFKNHALIGAFKNKTQEELLSLLASEFDEWANLYPFLSLLASIALVIPISSVNCERDFSTMNRVKTDLRNQLQGEHLSACLRISINGPQTEDFPYERALEYFFRKPRKIACANKGCKMCHK from the exons ATGTTTGCTGCTTCGATTCAGATGAGTattgaaaaatattttcaaagatTAAAAAGGTCACATcctgaggatgcacaaactgaG GCATCAACCAGTGCTGCTTTGGCAGCTGTAACAGATAGAGAAAGTCATAGTGAGATCGATGTGGATGCAACAGGTAGTTCAGGCAGAGCAG ATACGACAGAATCAACAACAACTACAAAGCACAGAGGCAGTGGATTTAATTCAGAGTGGCTGAAAATGCCTGAGTTTAAGAATTGGTTATACTACACACAGCATG GGATGTTTTGTCGAATGTGCAGGCAGCACAAGCCTACTGCTAAGAAAGGGCCTGCAAAGAGGGCTTTTGTTGAGTTTGGTGCACAGATTTACAGGAAAGATTACTTGGATCGACACATCACTACAGAACACCACCAGGAGAGCATCAAATGCCAGGCATCTCTTTCATCTG GTATCTCTGTGATGGACTCCTTCGAGCCCACTGTTGTAGTGGAGCATGAGGCAGTCATTGGTGGATTCAAGTGCCTTTACTGGCTGACAAAAAATGAAATTGCCCATCACACAAACTACTCAAAGCTTTTGGGCCTGGCTGAGCTTTTAGGGTGTGACTACTTCAGGAAGTTAAAG ATTGACAAAAGGAATAATTATAGGTCTCATCGCATTATTGATGATATGCTTGAGATCTTGGCAGAAGTTGTAGAGGAGCCAATTCTTAGTGATATCAGATCATCACAAGCAATAAGCCTTGAAGTTGATGAGAGCACAGATGTGTCGATGTCCAGGCAGCTTGATTTGCATGTCCG ATACCTGGACAAAGAAGGACATGTATTTAATCAGTTCTTGGACTTGGTCCCTATTCCTGATGGCAAAGCAGACACTATTGTGACAGCCATCAAGAACGTAATGCTGAAGAAAGCTATCCCAACTGAGAAACTGTATGGACTGGGAACTGACGGGGCAGCTGTTATGACGg GACGTGTGAACGGTGTGGCAAAGCAACTTACAGACAGCTTTCCAAAGATTGTATCTGTGGCTTGTGCTGCCCATAGATTAGCCCTTGCCTGCAAAGACTCATCTAATGATGTAAAATACATGGCCACTTTCAGGGACCACCTTCAAGaactttatttgtattttagaAACAGTGCAAATCGAACTGCAACACTTAAGGCAGCATCTGCCACCCTGGGTGTGAGTGACTTGAAAATAAAG GAAGTGAAGGACACACGCTGGCTTTCTCAGCACAGGGCCATTGAAACCCTACAGAGAAATCTCAGCGCAGTCCTTGGAGCCTTGGCAGAGGAGGCAGAGATGAGAAGATGTCCAGGAGCAAAAGGACTCTACACATTTTGTGCTACATACAGATTTGTAGCAGCTGTTTGTCTCCAGGCTGATGTATTGCCACACCTTGCACGCCTGtccaaaatatttcaaaaatcaaatgtCAACTTTCTACATATTAAGGAGCAA GTTCCGGTAACAATTCAAAGTCTGAAGAGCATCAAAGAGGCTGCACACACGCCGCTCCCTGGATCATTCTTGTCCCAACTTCAACAGGACCTTGATGATCCCCAAAGACTTGGAGCCTTTAACATAAAGCATGAGGAGGAGAGGAACAGGAGAGGGCAAGACATTAAAGAAATGCAGAGGGAGGAGCAATGGGCAAGATTCCAGCGAGAT GTCATCCACCCTTACATAACTGGCCTGGAAAAACACCTTCACAGAAGGTTTCACGAGCTGGACATTCTTGGGGCTTTTAGTGTCTTGGGACCACAATCGGCTGTCCCACAAGATAACAGAGACATTGCCAATCTGCAGATTCTGGCCAGGAAATTTTTCCCTCAACATGAGAAGGAGGTCCTGCAAGAATGGCTCTCATTTAAAAATCATGCTCTCATTGGAGCATTTAAG AACAAGACCCAGGAGGAGCTCTTGAGTCTGCTGGCAAGTGAGTTTGATGAGTGGGCCAACCTTTACCCCTTCCTGAGCCTTCTGGCAAGCATTGCCCTTGTTATCCCCATTTCCAGTGTTAACTGTGAACGTGATTTCTCGACCATGAACAGG GTGAAAACAGACCTG
- the LOC129437856 gene encoding zinc finger protein 862 isoform X3, whose protein sequence is MFAASIQMSIEKYFQRLKRSHPEDAQTEASTSAALAAVTDRESHSEIDVDATGSSGRADTTESTTTTKHRGSGFNSEWLKMPEFKNWLYYTQHGMFCRMCRQHKPTAKKGPAKRAFVEFGAQIYRKDYLDRHITTEHHQESIKCQASLSSGISVMDSFEPTVVVEHEAVIGGFKCLYWLTKNEIAHHTNYSKLLGLAELLGCDYFRKLKIDKRNNYRSHRIIDDMLEILAEVVEEPILSDIRSSQAISLEVDESTDVSMSRQLDLHVRYLDKEGHVFNQFLDLVPIPDGKADTIVTAIKNVMLKKAIPTEKLYGLGTDGAAVMTGRVNGVAKQLTDSFPKIVSVACAAHRLALACKDSSNDVKYMATFRDHLQELYLYFRNSANRTATLKAASATLGVSDLKIKEVKDTRWLSQHRAIETLQRNLSAVLGALAEEAEMRRCPGAKGLYTFCATYRFVAAVCLQADVLPHLARLSKIFQKSNVNFLHIKEQVPVTIQSLKSIKEAAHTPLPGSFLSQLQQDLDDPQRLGAFNIKHEEERNRRGQDIKEMQREEQWARFQRDVIHPYITGLEKHLHRRFHELDILGAFSVLGPQSAVPQDNRDIANLQILARKFFPQHEKEVLQEWLSFKNHALIGAFKNKTQEELLSLLASEFDEWANLYPFLSLLASIALVIPISSVNCERDFSTMNRT, encoded by the exons ATGTTTGCTGCTTCGATTCAGATGAGTattgaaaaatattttcaaagatTAAAAAGGTCACATcctgaggatgcacaaactgaG GCATCAACCAGTGCTGCTTTGGCAGCTGTAACAGATAGAGAAAGTCATAGTGAGATCGATGTGGATGCAACAGGTAGTTCAGGCAGAGCAG ATACGACAGAATCAACAACAACTACAAAGCACAGAGGCAGTGGATTTAATTCAGAGTGGCTGAAAATGCCTGAGTTTAAGAATTGGTTATACTACACACAGCATG GGATGTTTTGTCGAATGTGCAGGCAGCACAAGCCTACTGCTAAGAAAGGGCCTGCAAAGAGGGCTTTTGTTGAGTTTGGTGCACAGATTTACAGGAAAGATTACTTGGATCGACACATCACTACAGAACACCACCAGGAGAGCATCAAATGCCAGGCATCTCTTTCATCTG GTATCTCTGTGATGGACTCCTTCGAGCCCACTGTTGTAGTGGAGCATGAGGCAGTCATTGGTGGATTCAAGTGCCTTTACTGGCTGACAAAAAATGAAATTGCCCATCACACAAACTACTCAAAGCTTTTGGGCCTGGCTGAGCTTTTAGGGTGTGACTACTTCAGGAAGTTAAAG ATTGACAAAAGGAATAATTATAGGTCTCATCGCATTATTGATGATATGCTTGAGATCTTGGCAGAAGTTGTAGAGGAGCCAATTCTTAGTGATATCAGATCATCACAAGCAATAAGCCTTGAAGTTGATGAGAGCACAGATGTGTCGATGTCCAGGCAGCTTGATTTGCATGTCCG ATACCTGGACAAAGAAGGACATGTATTTAATCAGTTCTTGGACTTGGTCCCTATTCCTGATGGCAAAGCAGACACTATTGTGACAGCCATCAAGAACGTAATGCTGAAGAAAGCTATCCCAACTGAGAAACTGTATGGACTGGGAACTGACGGGGCAGCTGTTATGACGg GACGTGTGAACGGTGTGGCAAAGCAACTTACAGACAGCTTTCCAAAGATTGTATCTGTGGCTTGTGCTGCCCATAGATTAGCCCTTGCCTGCAAAGACTCATCTAATGATGTAAAATACATGGCCACTTTCAGGGACCACCTTCAAGaactttatttgtattttagaAACAGTGCAAATCGAACTGCAACACTTAAGGCAGCATCTGCCACCCTGGGTGTGAGTGACTTGAAAATAAAG GAAGTGAAGGACACACGCTGGCTTTCTCAGCACAGGGCCATTGAAACCCTACAGAGAAATCTCAGCGCAGTCCTTGGAGCCTTGGCAGAGGAGGCAGAGATGAGAAGATGTCCAGGAGCAAAAGGACTCTACACATTTTGTGCTACATACAGATTTGTAGCAGCTGTTTGTCTCCAGGCTGATGTATTGCCACACCTTGCACGCCTGtccaaaatatttcaaaaatcaaatgtCAACTTTCTACATATTAAGGAGCAA GTTCCGGTAACAATTCAAAGTCTGAAGAGCATCAAAGAGGCTGCACACACGCCGCTCCCTGGATCATTCTTGTCCCAACTTCAACAGGACCTTGATGATCCCCAAAGACTTGGAGCCTTTAACATAAAGCATGAGGAGGAGAGGAACAGGAGAGGGCAAGACATTAAAGAAATGCAGAGGGAGGAGCAATGGGCAAGATTCCAGCGAGAT GTCATCCACCCTTACATAACTGGCCTGGAAAAACACCTTCACAGAAGGTTTCACGAGCTGGACATTCTTGGGGCTTTTAGTGTCTTGGGACCACAATCGGCTGTCCCACAAGATAACAGAGACATTGCCAATCTGCAGATTCTGGCCAGGAAATTTTTCCCTCAACATGAGAAGGAGGTCCTGCAAGAATGGCTCTCATTTAAAAATCATGCTCTCATTGGAGCATTTAAG AACAAGACCCAGGAGGAGCTCTTGAGTCTGCTGGCAAGTGAGTTTGATGAGTGGGCCAACCTTTACCCCTTCCTGAGCCTTCTGGCAAGCATTGCCCTTGTTATCCCCATTTCCAGTGTTAACTGTGAACGTGATTTCTCGACCATGAACAGG ACCTG